The Schistocerca nitens isolate TAMUIC-IGC-003100 chromosome 2, iqSchNite1.1, whole genome shotgun sequence nucleotide sequence ttcaaaaatcaaaattttgtagcTCTGACCCTAATTAAAATCAAGCACAGATACATGTGAATTTCTGATATATTCGGTATTTGATACATCAAACACACTAGAAACGATTTTCTAACGCCACGCAGATCAGAGCGCTACGGTGTTTGCCTCTACGCTAATGGTTCCCAACCTGGAGTAAGTACTCCCTGGGGTAAAATGTAATTCTGTGAGGGGTAAAAACGAAAGGGGTCAATTGTTTCGGGCACCACACTAAATTATTAAGACCACTACTATTATCAATATTTCATAAGACCTTAATACTGATTACGTAACTTATCAATAATTGCTTTTTCATATCCTAGCATTAACGCGTGGCAGAATGTTGTGGTTACACTTACGAAATTAATGTATGgtcatcttcctcacatagtccaccaacTACATACATATTCGTATCACGAATTTGACAGTAAAACTGGGAGATACACATCACATATTCTTAAACATCTCTGGAAATATCTTGTAGATAGTTTCCGCAATAAACTTGGaaatgcttcattattcactttgtaGCAATGAACAAATTAACTGATAGCATAAGACATCAGAAACTATGAAATGCCCATTACACTGCAGTAGGGCCtacaatgtataataataataataataataattattattattattattattattattattattattattactactactactactgatggTGGAAGAAGACAAAACCACGGCAGCCTCAGTTTTCTAATATCTGTcaattcagaagtaaggagtccagtaaTCAAGTGATTTAGAAACAGTGGTCCAaagtatagtgcagacattttaaatTGGTTTATTTCAAATAGGGGTCCAAGATGTAGGTGAAACAAGTGTCGCTAGGGAGAATAGGGCTGCAGAGGAAGCATGGTTTGTAACCCTAACTGTGGATAGTTAGCGGTCTTTTCTGCGGAGTTAGCATGTAGCACTAATAATCCACTGAGACTTGTATAAAGTCTATAAAAAATGTTTAGAAATATGCAGCACCAGTCGTCTTATTACTCACTAGTAGGTGCTTCAATAAACTACCTACAAAACCTAAATACCATTCCTTTCATTTCAAAAATGAGCGCtcgaataaaatgttttctcacttGAATTTTTGTTAAAGCGCTTATGTTAATGGTGATGGAGGAGGAAGACGGTGGGAGAGAGGAGGGTTACTAACAAATATCTGATTGTACTCAGGGGTAATGGCCTCTGAAAGGGTGGGAACCACTGTTTTGACAATATTTGTCTCCTCGACGACGACGACGCAACCTAAGCGTCAGATCTCAACTAATTTACATCGCACTACAGTTTGTGTCGGTAGTACTAGGTCTTACATTTGCTGGTGTGGTGTTGCAGGAGGCATGCAGTAGCGACAACATCGTCGACATGAACACGACAGCCGCCGCCCCCGCACCTCCGCTCTTTCCTATGGCTGTGCCAAGTGCGGCACCCGCCTGGCATCTGCCGCACTTCTCTCCCAGCACCACCGCCCACGTCgtgagtatctctctctctctctctctctctctctctctctctctttgtctttgtgtgtgtgtgtgtgtgtgtgtgtgtgtgtgtgtgtgtgtgtgtgtgtgtgtgtgttttaacttgtcGCCCTCTTCGCTTTAGCTTCCCTTCCCGCCCTCTTCGCTTTAGGTTCCCTTCCCGCCCTCTTCGCTTTAGCTTCCCTTCCCGCCCTCTTCGCTTTAGCTTCCCTTCCCGCCCTCTTCGCTTTAGCTTCCCTTCCCGCCCTCTTCGCTTTAGCTTCCCTTCCCGCCCTCTTCGTCTGTTTCGTGTTCGGTTAGCTTGACGCATTACTTTGTTCGTCAGAAGCAAGAGCCTTCTGATGGCGAGGCCGCGGATCGGCACGACGACTCCGGCATCTCGCCCGGGCGCAGCGCCAGTGCGAGTGGAAGCAGCGGCGGGCCTTCGCCAGAGCGCGAGGATCCCGGACCCTCGCAACATCACCACTACTTCCAGCACCAGCAACAGATGCTGTCGTCTCCGCCACCCAACCCGAACGGCCACTACTTGGAGCGGCTGGACAATACGCCGACCCAGACACAGCACAACGCTTACTACTACaatcaccaccagcagcagcagaacgGCCGCGGACAACCCCTGCCGCAGGAGCCATActatcagcagcagcaacagcagcagcagcagcagcaggaacaatcagACAGTTCTGCACAATTCCAGCTTGGCAGGTAAACATTCGAACCAAcaatagataatttttttttctctttcgtcTCCTTGGTATTAGCTGTTTTTCCGCTACACATACGCTTCTTTTTCTCCGTTTCTTTTGCGAATCTCCACTGTTGATTAGCTGATCCTCCCCTACGCGTGTATAACTTGACTTTCTTGTGTTGCAGTCCCGCACGCGAGCCGCTGCCACGGGCCGTCCCGCAGTCTCCGCAACTGCGGACGCCGCCgccagcgggcagcgcgcaggccaAGCAGGAGCCGGCCAGCCCGCCGGAAGGCAGTTCGTCGCCTGGCCAGCCGCCGCAAGCGTCCTCCGCCGTCTCGCAGGCTGACGAGAACTCTTCTAGCTCATCACACTCCTCCACGGAAGGCGAGGGCGCCCTGCGGCGCCTGCAGGCGGCTGTCGAGACGATGGGAATGGTCAACGGCAACGCAGACGGCGGCACCACCTACGAGTGTCCCGTCTGCACCGTGCGCACCCAAGACAAGTATGTATCAACCAATAAAACTGAGATATTCATTTTCTTATGCAATCTGCTTTGCGTTTAGCGTATAACTAATCACTTGAGATGCGAACCTTTGGTTTTTCTCGACCCAGTTGagatattgattccatatttatgcaCACTAGTCCAACTGGCCAAGCCGCTCTCTTCAGGTGCTGCTAGCTGTGTACTTGGTGCGTAGCCTTCAACCAGATTCTGAAATATTGGTGCTGATCCGTCCTGCCCACCCCTGTTGATACCAGAATTAAATTCCCAGCGCTCTCTACGCTcttttgccagccggagtggccgagcggttctaggcgcttcagtctggaatcgcgcgaccgctacggtcgcaggttagatcctgcctcgggcatgaatgtgtgtgatgtccttaggttagttaggtttaattagttctaagttgtaggggactgatgatgacctcagatgttaagtccaatagtgctcagagccattctacgcTCTTTCGTGCTCTTCTGAGCTCACATTACTGGTATATGAAACGCACGCTGCATTCGCATTTTCCAGCTCTCGTGAATCAGGTTCTCGGCGATTTCTGAAAATTGAGTGGCTATTTATTAACATATTAGCGGCCAGCTCATTCACCAGAGCTAGAAAATGCTGATAAAAGCGCGTGTCATGAAATAACAGTGCGGGATCtgaaaaacaaataagtacaatGGTCGTAGCTGGTGCCGGAAGTGGAATTTGGCTACAAAAAGCAGTGCCACACCAACATTGCTTCAGTCTGTTTAGAGTTGAGGCAGCGAGTACGCACAACACAGCTCGCGCACCTGAGAACTGCGAGTGGGCCGGTAGGCAAAATTTGAACATAAAAATTCAATCAACAAGTAAACTGAACGCCCGAAGACACACCATTAATCACTCGAGAGTTTAAATCTGGCGAGTGTATTTCGTGAGAATTAGACGTAATTGTTGGATACTGTAGCAGCGTGGACAGTGCAATGTTTATCTGTGGCAGGGAGCAGTTCCAAGCTCACCTGGGAACGCACTACGAGCCGCGGTGTCCTTCCTGCGATCACGTGGCGTCCACTGTAGAGAATCTACGCGCACACATGCGTGAGGCGCACGCGCTGTCGCCGCCGCAAGATGACCCAGCTGAGACCAAAATAAATTCACAGGTAAGCGAATGCGACCGTCCTGAACATAGATATCGCTGAATGACACAAATTTCAGTCttgattgcttttatttatttgtacCATAAAACTTCACCCTTTTCATCTTATCAACCACATTAAACAAGACATCGATACACCAAACCGACCCGCAGTCCTATACTACTGATCTTTTTCAATGTGAGTCTCTTGCTGGTATAAAGCAAAATGCGTAAAGTTGTACggaatatgtaaataaaagctaTCAAGATTTATAACAGTTGTTGCGTCAATCTGCTGGTACGTTTTCAACTACCAACTCTTCGTGTGAACATTAAGACTACAAAGGCTTTTCTTAAAGTAGACATCCATATGCAGGATGCCCCCCAAAACAATCACGAACAAACTTCAGGGACAGGTTCCTCATGCAGAAATAAGTAAAGTCTACAAAAAGagaactctaaaatgcatacattaagaagtacgagcactttttcatcttcgctagtgcGAAACACCTTCCCCCGAACAAGAGATCATAGTTCTTAAATTATGGATTTTAGAGAACATGTTTCCTtgccttttttccttgttttggtcaatactttCTCTTCCTAAAATacaaaaagcaaagagcttgcagtagaagagatgtttcaaagTATCTAAGATGAACCAGTGTTGATCTCTTcaggtatgcgctttagagcccttgtttgctagagttttttcttgttttagtataAGGAAACTGTCCCTGAAGACTAACACCCTGTACTGGCTTCAAAAGAGATCACATTTTACTTGCAGAAAAACTACATGCAACATTAGGGGATTTCTTTTTTCACTTAATACAGATCAAAACTGCAATTAGCACAGCTCTTTACATTTTCGTGGACacaccatcccatcccatcccatcccatccccccccccccgagaaaacGGGTGACTTTGACCAAAATGTGACGTCTGTGTGTAAGCAGTACTGCAAAACACTAGCATCACGGCTGTATCAGTCATACTCACTTCGATGCGCTGAGTTGCCGGCATTATCTACCACAAGGGTGAAAACAGGAATAAAACAAGCAATTAATTTACcaataattttttgtatattttaaagtTAGTTTAATGCTTGTAATAGTGATATCTCAGATTTTATCGGCCTAactgattaatggtgtgcttccgggTGTTTTGTTGCGTTGTTTGCATTTTATGCACAGTATTAGTATGGTCGACCCAGCCGTCTTCAGGTGCTGAGAGTTTTGCTGTTGTGTACTCGCTACATGGACTCCAACCAGCCCGATGAGCAGCGAGTACGCATAACAGCAAAACTAGGCTGGGTCGGTAGTCgaaatattttgcataaaatggTAACAACTTGGGAGAACACCAGGAAGCACATTCGTATTTGCACAACAGAATTACAAATAAAGGATGGTGTGATATTGTTTACAGTGAGAAATACAGAGTTTCGGTGTCAAACCTGCTGTCCACCATACGCAGTTATGAACACTTCTCATCTGACTCGGATAAacgtgaatttaaaaatttgaaacctTTGATTTCAAATTTGTTTCATGAAGGCTGAGTAGAATACGTAACATACTTTCCATTTCAGTCACCagcaggacatcatcggacgatataCAAATATTATCACATCCCCAGTTAGTTTTGTAAGTGTCGGGAAATGTTACATCGGTCCACTGCACTTAATCAAACCCTTGAAGTAGGAATTTGCGTCCTTTCGCTGTATATCTCTGGAAATGACAAAATGATGGAAGAAGACACATTGCTTTAAAATATAACgaaatatcttcgcattgtcagaTGTGAATCATGCCTGGTGGATTGTCTTAAAAATTTTGTATTATGCAGACGAAGATAGTATGCACATCCTTACGAAGTGTTCAGCGAGGAATAAGGACGACACATCCTTCAGTACAGAATTGTCATTTTAAAGTATACATGGATTTCGTGTGCTACTTAATTCCTTCTAGAGTAAAAATAACAGCTTCGGAGACAAAGCTTGTTGTGATTTCCTGAACGGTGGCCTTTTCGGCAATAGACGTGCCACTTTCTGCGCAAATTTTGCTACATTTCGCGTTCTTCATATGTACTGTCGACGATAAAACGCAGCGAATTAAGAATGGAATTTCAACGTGTACATCAacttaaaatttaagtttttttggAGGGGGTGTCAGTTTTTAGAATTCAGGTTATTGCCTtaaaaactaataaattatttccataaaaTCTTTAGAACGACACTAGTAGTCACAAGATAGAATAATCAACGAATTATTTAATATAACAGTAGTACCATAAAAAGTGAATGTTGATCATTTCATAATTATTATGAGAGAACTTTATGAAACTCAAACTGCAATAAATAAATGTCACATTTCCCGAAACTTTAGCACAACAAATTGTAGCCTATCAACAAAGATGATGCGGTTAAGAGAGTTTTGATAACAGGCTTCAATGAAGCAATAGATTTTCATATCAACGAAGGTTAAATATGAAAATCACTAATAACGGCAATTTGTCTACGCAAACTTATATAATCTAACACGCCACCTCTTACGATAGTTTCTTGcagccaatcacagcacaggaAACGTGCGCCATACAGACGCCTTTCTGGCGGTATACCAAAACAGCGAAAACATTTATTCAACATTACTATATTGTATTGTGAAATGAATTTTGTAGTGGCAGTCTGATCTGTAGCTTAGGCCGATGTTAGGTTGAAAGGCAAAATTTGGTTTGAAACAAGGATGTAAGATCAACGATAAATGTACCATCGATGCCATCATTAGACACGAAGCTAAATCTCGAATTGGGAAAGGAACTCGTTAatgttctttcgaaggaaccacccaTCATAGGCCTTCATAGACATAGGGAAATAGCAAAAAACGTAATTCTGGAGGGCCGGACGGGGATTGGAACCACCGTCCACGGGAATGTCCAACGTATTAACAGCTGCACCACATCGCTCTGTAAGAAGCCATCACACGACTCATTCAGCATGAAGCAAATTCTTCAATCATGAGGGGTGGGAAGCAGAATAATAGACAGGAGCCCTTTGAACATAGCAAAGCGTGCTGAATAGGCTTCGGGTAAAGCAAAAAGTGTTGCAGAAGGAGTCGTCACTATCCAGTTCATCAGGTGTCTCGAAGATAATGATTGAGTGAAGTCACGTACTCTGCGCTGGAATTGGCAGATAGAAGTAACCGAGCAGGTGCCTTTTTGGATTACGTTTCTTGTGAATCATAAGTGCCCTATTTGGTCGTTTCAGCATTTAAAATTGTATACAACGAAAACCTAATATTTCATTGTTTCACTGTCTCTTACCACTTATTTCACCACAGACAACGTCGAACTGCATAGCGGTTCGGATTCAAAGTTAAACTGTGTCAAAACTGCAATTAGCTAGGTAAGTTAGTTGAGGCTGGAGGAAAGTACTGGATATTTCCTCTAATAGAATCATGCCTAGTGCTGGGTGTACGAACCGGCATACGTGTTGAGAGCTTTACGGTTTTACTCACTGAAAATCTCTCATTAATGCTTTTGGGAAGATTTATGCCAAATAATCGAGAAATATAACGTCAATCAATCGTAAGGTTACCCTTAACGTTCTTTATTTGGCGGTCCCGTCTTCCTACTAGTGTACTAGAAAGCGTCCCTGGATTGGTCAGTATTCAGGGctacgacaggaacgatcattcgaagaaaaaagtctagtaaactcgggctctgaaatgcataccttcagagctatgagtaGTTCTCCAGTAAATGACGTTCCACAATAACGAAGACGTCGTACTGGTATGCATTACAGAgcttgcgccgcgcgggattagccgagcggtcaggcgctgcagtcatggaccgtgcggctggtcccggcggagttctctctcgggcatgggtgtgtgtgtttgttcttaggataaatggctctgagcactatgggacttaactgctgaggtcatcagtcccctagaatttagaactacttaaacctaactaacctaaggacgtcagacacatccatgctcgaggcaggattcgaacctgcgaccgtagcggtcgcgcggttccagactgtagcgcctagaactgctccgccaacccggccggctcttaggataatttaggttaagtagtgtgtaagcttagggactgatgaccttagcagttaagtcccataagatttcacacacatttgaacgtttttgaacagAGCTTAGCTTAGAATAGGATTTGTTCTACGGTATTGAAGTAGCAGTGATCACAGCACTTGAGGAACGCATTTAGCAGCCAATGCTTATTGAACACTTTTGCTTAGAATGATCGTTTCAGTCATATtctaaaaatggccctgagcactatgggacttaacagctttggtcatcagtcccctagaacttagaactacttaaacctaactaacctaaggacatcacacaacacccagccatcacgaggcagagaaaatccctgaccccgccgggaatcgaagccgggaacccgggcgtgggaagcgagaacgctaccgcacgaccacgagatgcgggcagtcataTTCTAGAATAATAATCGTTCctcttggaacaccctgtatttttagtATTGTCTAATTTTTTGAGTCCTGCTAAAAGTGTGGGTCGATACTGTTGCAGGGCCGCGTGAAGACTTTCCGGTGCAAGCAGTGTGGCTTCGTGGCTGTGACGAAACTGGAGTTCTGGAAGCACTCTCGCTTGCACATCAAAGCGGAGAAACTGCTGACGTGCAATCGGTGCCCCTTCGTGACGGAGTACAAGCACCACCTCGAGTACCACCTGCGCAACCACTCGGGCTGGAAGCCTTTCCACTGCGACAAGTGTGACTACCAGTGCGTCAACAAGTCTATGCTCAACTCGCATCTCAAGTCGCACTCCAACATATACCAGTACCGGTGCGCCGACTGCACCTACGCCACCAAGTACTGCCACTCTCTCAAGCTGCACCTGCGCAAGTACCACCACACGCCGGACGTGGTGCTCAACCCGGACGGCTCGCCCAACCCGCTGCCCATCATAGACGTGTACGGCACGCGGCGCGGACCCAAACAGCGGCCTCGCACCACCACGCCGAAAAAGATGTCTGCGGCCGCGGCCGCGCCGCCGTCGGCATCTGCGCCCTCTCCGGCGTCTCCGCAGCCGCGAGCAGCCGTCCAACCGCGGCAGCCGCTGCCCCCGCCTCCGCCGCCAGCGCCACGCGCTGCCGCGCCGCCCCAGGGCGCAGCTGCACTGCCGCCGTTCGCGCCCGCAGCCTTCGCGCCGTTGGTGCGGCCCGGAGGAGCCGTCTTCTCGTTCGGCAACGTGGGTCTCGCGCCGTCTATGCCGGCCTTCCCGTACAACCCGGTGCCGCACAACGCGTCCGACGCCGCCGGCTACGACGCCTACTACGCCGCGGCGCACAGCAGCGGCTTCCCGTTCTTCGTCAACAATAACAACGATAACGAGAGCCCTCAGGACGCGGAGGCCAAGATGCAGGACTATATGGCGCGCATTCTCGTGGCTACTCAGCTGCAGGTTCCCAACGTGCCGCTGCCGCAGGTCGGTACTCCGCTGCCGGACCCGCTGGATCTGACAAAGCCGGAGTCTCCCTCGGCGGCAGCCGTCAGATcgccgacaccgacaccgacgccgTCTACGTCGGCGGCTGCGTCTGCTCTGCCACTGGAGGATGAGCCGACGCCGGTGCCCGTCCCGGCGGCTCCTTCCGCGACCAAGCACCGCCGAAAGGGCAAGGCTTACAAGCTGGAGCGCATTGCCATGAAGCTGCAGTACCACGCGGATGACGACAGCGCAGAGGACGAGCCAGAACGGAAGCTGTTCAAGGCGGAACTTCCACTCGATCCCGAGCCAGAGAAGGAACCGCAGCCCTCGAGCGACCGTCCAGATTCTTCGGAGGCAGAGGCGGACGACGGAGAAGACAGTTCGGAAGCTCAGCGCGACTTCTTCTGCGAGCACTGCGAAATCACTTTCCGCGACGTCATCATGTACTCTTTGCACAAGGGCTATCACGGCCTCAAAAACCCTTTCACCTGCAACGCCTGCGGTAAGGAGACAGCAGACCGTGTCGAGTTCTTCGTTCACATTGCTCGCTCGCCCCATTCCTAAACGCTAGTGTCCAGCAAAACAGCACCGTGAAATAAAGTGCTGTTCAATAGTGCTGTATACCTTCTAATGCAGACACCTCCGTAGCGGCATAAACGGACCAATTAGCTTAGCTATAAACAGTGCAAGCAGTTACAGTGCTCATATTTACAGCACTCGGAGGATATACTTAAATATGTGCGCCATGCTGCGGGCACTCCCTAATGTAAGATACCTACGCTAAGACTGAATGGACAATGGACAAGAACAGTGCCTTTATGTCTATAATGAACATTGCTCAATTATTTTGAAATACGTCTAGTCATTCCATTTTTGAGTTACCAACCAGATATAGCTTCGAATGCATCTGACGCTGATCGACTGTCGATTGGCTCTTTAGTCAGCATGGAAAGCAATTTAAATGAGtgcaatttattatattttttattattttagatagtttTTTGATACAGTCAGATATAATTTTGTTATAGTATAATAGACGTATTTTCAGCAGCTGCTACAGTTTTTTTAGGATTTGTCTCCCTCCTTGAACGATATTGACACTAAATGCACCAAAGAGAGAACTTTCACTATGTAATAAGAGTGCTGCAGACGATGAAGCGGTCTAGATTTAAGATTAATCAGCTGAAAGACGACGAATATTATCAGTTTCTCAGTGTTCCAAAACTATAAAATGCATATCACTTGCTCTGATTGTTAATGGGAACAAAGTCACTTTGTAGTTGACAGAATTTTTTTGCAAGTTGTATTTCATTTGGAGAAACCAGACTTAAAAGGTATAAGAATGAGAAGTCGAAGCAATAATGAGATAAATGAGCACGTAGTTTTTGAATACGTGCAAATGTATTTTTAATATTGGAGTCGAGAGAATTTTCTGTGTTTTCATACAATAAGACACGCCAACTTAAGAACAGCAAACGGGTCAGACAATGAATATTTTTATATGGCAATGCAAAAAATTTGAGATGGAAGAGTCACTTCTTTGAAAGATATTAGTTGTGCTAGAGGAAGGTTCAATTTGGAATGCTGGTTTCACTGAGATGTTGATAAAGGACTGACTGAACCAAGAGGTGTACGTACATGTGAAACCCTATTTTGATATCAAACTAGCAATAAGCCATATTTTTATATTAAATGTGATATTTATGTTCTGTTGTATCTCATAAAGATAAGATATTATAAATGTTGGTGTGTCTCTTCTAGAATGTATTGTCATCTGTGTAACAATAAAGTACATGACAAATAACATGTGAAATTTATATTGCTTCCTCTCCATTCCATTCAAAGTTATCTTCATGTAAACTTTGCACTTTGAGAAATGTGTGCAGATTCTGAGGATGGTTACCAGTAGGATCTAGTATGAAGTACTGTTTAATCCCTTTACTGTTGCTAATATTGCCCAGCGAGTTCAGTGATAGttgtgaatacattttacagcaacaTTCAGCTTGGCTCACTGCTTTACAACGTGGACACGGTTTAAGATTGGCTCTCAAGTAGTCAGTGAGGTAAGCAATTGTCTCCTCCAGTTGATTTGCTACTTTCTAGAAAGTTTGCAGTATTGCAAATTTATAAGAAGTACTATCATCAAATAAATACATCTCCAAAGTGAACTGACATTTTTCCTGTGACTGTTGTTAATGTTGACATACGTTAttcagtaaattaaaattttaaataaatggtATGATGTTGCTCATCAAACTGTCACTTGCAATTGCTGTTTTTTAACTATTGCAATCAGCTTTGAATCTGTTACAAAGAGTGTACCCAGGGTCTGAGCAGCAGAGGGCGCAGtcacctccttccctccccccccctcttcccgAATCGGTAGTCAGCATGCCTGTTGCCTTACAATATAGCTGTCTGTTGTTTCCCGTCGTACtatatacaagaaagaactgcaacaACTCACTAATCCTCACAATATCTGGATGGGGAGCAGAGATTTTATGCCCACTTTTTGAAAATCCTGTAATTTAATCGGgtaatttatatttcaaaattttgaagaaaaatgatTTCTTCCAGCAAATTCTGTaattgtttcaaatttttcagtaaaacgtaacccaaaaatttaagtctcgaTAGTGGATGTGACTTCTCACAACAAATGTCAGACATTTTCAGGATCCTTCCTACACATCAAGAGATTTCAAAATTACTTTGTtaatagaaaaaatttaaaatgtttgtggTGCTCATAAACTACTCCTTGAAAATAGATGTTCTGAAAAATGTGTTAATATTGCTAGGGTTAATATCTGACAACGATAAACAGTCAGAATGAACACAACACACTGAAATAAAAAATGCAAACTCTCCACTATA carries:
- the LOC126234455 gene encoding protein hunchback, translated to MNTTAAAPAPPLFPMAVPSAAPAWHLPHFSPSTTAHVKQEPSDGEAADRHDDSGISPGRSASASGSSGGPSPEREDPGPSQHHHYFQHQQQMLSSPPPNPNGHYLERLDNTPTQTQHNAYYYNHHQQQQNGRGQPLPQEPYYQQQQQQQQQQQEQSDSSAQFQLGSPAREPLPRAVPQSPQLRTPPPAGSAQAKQEPASPPEGSSSPGQPPQASSAVSQADENSSSSSHSSTEGEGALRRLQAAVETMGMVNGNADGGTTYECPVCTVRTQDKEQFQAHLGTHYEPRCPSCDHVASTVENLRAHMREAHALSPPQDDPAETKINSQGRVKTFRCKQCGFVAVTKLEFWKHSRLHIKAEKLLTCNRCPFVTEYKHHLEYHLRNHSGWKPFHCDKCDYQCVNKSMLNSHLKSHSNIYQYRCADCTYATKYCHSLKLHLRKYHHTPDVVLNPDGSPNPLPIIDVYGTRRGPKQRPRTTTPKKMSAAAAAPPSASAPSPASPQPRAAVQPRQPLPPPPPPAPRAAAPPQGAAALPPFAPAAFAPLVRPGGAVFSFGNVGLAPSMPAFPYNPVPHNASDAAGYDAYYAAAHSSGFPFFVNNNNDNESPQDAEAKMQDYMARILVATQLQVPNVPLPQVGTPLPDPLDLTKPESPSAAAVRSPTPTPTPSTSAAASALPLEDEPTPVPVPAAPSATKHRRKGKAYKLERIAMKLQYHADDDSAEDEPERKLFKAELPLDPEPEKEPQPSSDRPDSSEAEADDGEDSSEAQRDFFCEHCEITFRDVIMYSLHKGYHGLKNPFTCNACGKETADRVEFFVHIARSPHS